A genomic window from Triticum urartu cultivar G1812 chromosome 7, Tu2.1, whole genome shotgun sequence includes:
- the LOC125523489 gene encoding F-box/LRR-repeat protein At2g43260-like, whose translation MPNSSGVTVFDDLPEWLVVDEILVRLPAKDVLRCRAVRQSWRSGTSTNAFILNHHHRQPSLPIIKNIEGIYRHAGSPSDQKIQRVLRNADPFKNEMTLCHAACDGLLILEKQSNFYICNPTTRKCASLPHPPRRPGFSAVGVVGFYRLHTSGEHRVLWASYLNQMPYLVLIGAAVPTELPDYFILTVGSDQPRCIQWPTI comes from the coding sequence ATGCCGAACAGCAGCGGCGTGACCGTGTTCGACGACCTGCCCGAGTGGCTTGTCGTTGACGAGATCCTTGTCCGGCTGCCGGCCAAGGATGTACTTCGGTGCCGTGCCGTCCGCCAGTCGTGGCGCAGCGGCACTTCCACCAACGCGTTCATCCtcaaccaccaccaccgccaGCCCTCGCTCCCCATCATCAAAAACATAGAGGGCATCTACCGCCATGCCGGATCCCCTAGTGATCAAAAGATACAGCGTGTCCTCCGGAACGCAGATCCCTTTAAAAACGAGATGACTCTATGCCATGCCGCTTGTGATGGCCTCCTCATCCTGGAGAAGCAATCCAATTTCTACATCTGCAACCCTACCACCCGCAAGTGTGCTTCCCTGCCACATCCTCCACGACGGCCAGGCTTCAGCGCCGTCGGCGTAGTCGGCTTCTACCGGCTCCACACATCTGGAGAACACCGGGTTCTCTGGGCGTCATACTTGAACCAAATGCCGTACTTGGTACTCATTGGGGCTGCCGTCCCAACTGAGTTGCCTGATTACTTCATACTCACAGTTGGATCGGACCAGCCAAGATGCATCCAATGGCCGACAATTTGA